One window of Streptomyces sp. NBC_00273 genomic DNA carries:
- a CDS encoding SLC13 family permease, with protein sequence MSLLRRLHPLDWLAGGLLALGALCVATGLLPTGPASDVLERIGPLVVFLATVIVLAELTGKAEVFDVVATWVARAGRGRYPLLFCLCVLFASVTTITLNLDTTAVLLTPVMLALATRVGIAPVPLAMTTVWLANTASLLLPVSNLTNLLAADRIALTPSEMAATMWAPQLAAIAVTMACLWGFYWRPGRRAETRYTPPPLPRPADPVLFRVSAVACAGFLLAILLADVPLWSASMAAALIVVVAFWVRGREALRLSLIPWRLLVLVPGMFLVVETVNAHGLHDVLAAAMGSDNGVVGMLRSAAVGAGFSNVLNNLPAYLAGEAAIPVANHEQLLAQLIGVNVGPVITPWASLATLLWFERCRWHGTRIDLGRFFGTGIVLAVAGTLAATLALAATT encoded by the coding sequence GTGTCTCTCCTCAGGCGTCTGCATCCACTGGACTGGCTGGCCGGCGGCCTGCTCGCACTCGGTGCACTGTGCGTCGCTACGGGCCTGCTGCCCACCGGACCCGCCTCGGACGTACTGGAGCGCATCGGTCCGCTGGTGGTGTTCCTGGCCACCGTCATCGTCCTCGCCGAACTGACGGGCAAGGCGGAGGTCTTCGACGTCGTCGCCACCTGGGTGGCCCGGGCGGGGCGCGGCAGGTACCCCCTCCTCTTCTGCCTCTGCGTGCTCTTCGCGTCCGTCACCACCATCACCCTCAACCTGGACACGACGGCGGTCCTGCTGACCCCGGTGATGCTGGCGCTGGCGACCCGGGTCGGCATCGCGCCCGTACCGCTGGCGATGACCACGGTGTGGCTCGCGAACACGGCCAGCCTGCTGCTGCCCGTGTCGAACCTGACCAACCTGCTGGCCGCGGACCGCATCGCACTGACCCCGTCGGAGATGGCCGCCACCATGTGGGCGCCGCAGTTGGCCGCCATCGCGGTCACGATGGCCTGCCTGTGGGGCTTCTACTGGCGCCCGGGGCGCCGCGCCGAGACCCGCTACACCCCTCCGCCCCTGCCGCGCCCCGCGGATCCGGTCCTGTTCCGGGTGAGCGCGGTGGCGTGCGCCGGATTCCTGCTGGCGATCTTGCTCGCCGACGTACCGCTGTGGTCGGCGTCCATGGCGGCCGCGCTGATCGTGGTCGTGGCCTTCTGGGTGCGGGGCCGGGAGGCGCTGCGCCTCTCCCTGATCCCCTGGCGGCTCCTCGTCCTGGTCCCGGGGATGTTCCTGGTCGTGGAGACGGTCAACGCCCACGGGCTGCACGACGTCCTCGCGGCGGCGATGGGCTCCGACAACGGCGTCGTCGGAATGCTGCGGTCGGCGGCGGTCGGCGCGGGCTTCTCGAACGTGCTGAACAACCTCCCGGCCTACCTGGCGGGCGAAGCGGCGATCCCGGTGGCCAACCACGAGCAGCTGCTCGCCCAGCTGATCGGCGTCAACGTGGGGCCGGTCATCACGCCGTGGGCCTCGCTGGCCACCCTCCTGTGGTTCGAGCGCTGCCGCTGGCACGGCACCCGGATCGACCTGGGCCGCTTCTTCGGTACGGGCATCGTGCTGGCGGTGGCGGGCACCCTGGCGGCAACCCTGGCGCTGGCGGCCACCACCTAG
- a CDS encoding inositol monophosphatase family protein, producing the protein MPSSGPDFDHERQVAVSAAEEAGGLLRRRFGTARCVRTKGGSGDVQVDLDLAAEKLVLSRIQRHFPHDRILSEEAGLLDAAGERTWLVDPLDGSNNVVIGLPTYAVGIGLCLGGAPVMGVVHEPVTGETWHAVKGYGAHGPSGVLPGPDPTLPRPGPVVAWTQGYAVERGDVTAVALRAVLELRCRRVLQLWAPLLGWSLLARGTIDAFVGYRAEGVDLPTGALLAAEAGVELRTLSGATFRPGFAGADTGRSFVAARGETLAYLLGEVGAVPPSA; encoded by the coding sequence ATGCCGAGCAGCGGGCCTGATTTCGACCACGAGAGGCAGGTCGCCGTCTCCGCGGCGGAGGAGGCGGGCGGCCTGCTGCGCAGGCGTTTCGGCACGGCGCGGTGCGTGCGGACGAAGGGCGGGTCCGGGGACGTGCAGGTGGACCTCGACCTCGCCGCCGAGAAGCTCGTGCTCAGCCGGATTCAGCGGCACTTCCCGCACGACCGGATCCTCTCCGAAGAAGCCGGGCTCCTCGACGCGGCGGGCGAACGGACCTGGCTGGTCGACCCGTTGGACGGCAGCAACAACGTCGTGATCGGGCTGCCCACCTACGCCGTCGGGATCGGACTGTGCCTGGGCGGCGCCCCCGTGATGGGCGTGGTGCACGAGCCGGTCACCGGGGAGACCTGGCACGCGGTCAAGGGGTACGGGGCCCACGGACCGTCCGGCGTGCTGCCCGGCCCCGACCCCACCCTGCCGCGCCCCGGCCCCGTCGTCGCCTGGACCCAGGGGTACGCCGTGGAACGGGGCGACGTGACGGCGGTGGCCCTGCGCGCGGTGCTGGAGCTGCGCTGCCGGCGCGTCCTGCAGCTGTGGGCGCCGCTGCTCGGCTGGAGCCTGTTGGCGCGCGGCACCATCGACGCCTTCGTCGGCTACCGCGCCGAGGGCGTCGACCTGCCGACCGGGGCGCTGCTCGCGGCCGAGGCGGGCGTGGAGCTGCGCACGCTGTCCGGGGCGACGTTCAGACCCGGCTTCGCCGGGGCCGACACCGGGCGCAGCTTCGTGGCGGCGCGCGGCGAGACCCTCGCGTACCTGCTGGGGGAGGTGGGAGCCGTCCCCCCGAGCGCCTAG
- a CDS encoding tetratricopeptide repeat protein codes for MSKGGAPQGIVFTQNITTFGGRVNAVQHGDQYNYIYRAEPPYQVEPFPLGHPTTPAPGLTRVPSRLLTARHQVVPFFPRPELELLAAWRDDAVPGMSVRLLHGEGGRGKTRLAAEFAAGSARAGWTVAQARHRSEVASAGGGDRSLTVRRPGLVLVVDYAERWPLADLLTLVRQHRDAARDRLRILLLSRPAGDWWQGLAHQFAKLDIFDSETVPLEPLPDDARVRAGIYVSARDSFAAALDIPEPADLGVPGELDDPQFALTLTVHMKALVDVDAARRGVTPPSGRDQAALSSYLLDREHDHWRSSHDGHRGPLRTGEGELRRAVYLATLTRPLPPADAASALTRTNALTGTYVKGAAAVAVADHTRCYPPQDPGLVFEALSPDRLAEDFLALTLPGREQLTGYHATDDWVRVAPALLLDHPVDSAPPALTRQVLTVMIEAAHRWPHLLDTQLMPLLLVRPALAPAAGGAALLRLCELDELPSFILERILPHLPNERHVELDLAMAVFTRRLVHHRLASEAVPAAERADLLHALAWRYGNAGLLAEALPPAQESVELYRELAAGDPGHLVKLALAVTGLAAALNTAGRYEEALAPTAEAVELHRQLAEADPAGQLPDLAMALNNSGILLLRVGQAAEAVAPAVESVDAYRRLAAADPDLYLPELATAVTNLSNNLSESGRAEDGLAASAEALKLHRRLAEADPDRHLPDLAMVAINHGWRLTAADRLDEALPACEEAVTLHQRLARVNPTAHLPRLAMAWDNLGILLARLGRGQDALAATREALAIREQLVASDPVLHLPDLAKSLTNLSIRISQTDNGSRSGDHSPFDGLAPAQRAVGLFRPLAEANPAHLPDFATALGALGHWHAWREEHEEALAVAGEELAVRRRLTEADPAAHRLQLAEALQITSTRYSRAGRVQEAFEPLAEEVAVRTGAAAAGQVAELALLHSTVALYSLYLVETGRTSEAVRVTALALRALETAVNDDPASYQPEIARGVVLLGLRLAQAGQFDQALLTTREGAEELSRLAQADQQAHLADCAHSLKAFALVRLQAGMELPDALGASGAALRACQLLAPGELSGDHLFPGLPDFPIVHAAALEALGHPEQAAAVRGEQHAR; via the coding sequence GTGAGCAAGGGCGGGGCGCCGCAAGGCATCGTCTTCACCCAGAACATCACCACCTTTGGTGGGCGGGTGAACGCGGTCCAGCACGGTGACCAGTACAACTACATCTACCGCGCCGAGCCGCCCTACCAGGTGGAGCCGTTCCCGCTCGGCCACCCGACCACCCCCGCGCCCGGTCTGACACGGGTTCCCAGCCGGCTGCTGACGGCCCGGCACCAGGTCGTCCCGTTCTTCCCGCGACCGGAGCTGGAGCTGCTGGCCGCCTGGCGGGACGACGCCGTACCGGGCATGTCGGTCCGCCTGCTGCACGGCGAGGGCGGGCGGGGGAAGACCCGCCTGGCCGCCGAGTTCGCCGCGGGTTCGGCGCGGGCCGGGTGGACTGTGGCACAGGCGCGGCACCGCAGCGAGGTGGCCTCGGCAGGCGGCGGGGACCGGAGCCTGACGGTGCGTCGCCCCGGGCTGGTACTGGTGGTCGACTACGCGGAGCGCTGGCCGCTGGCGGACCTGCTGACCCTGGTGCGCCAACACCGGGACGCGGCCCGCGACCGGTTACGGATCCTGCTGCTGTCCCGCCCGGCGGGCGACTGGTGGCAGGGGCTGGCACACCAGTTCGCCAAGCTCGACATCTTCGACAGTGAGACCGTCCCCCTGGAACCACTGCCGGACGACGCCCGGGTACGGGCCGGAATCTACGTTTCGGCCCGCGACAGCTTCGCCGCGGCCCTCGACATACCCGAGCCCGCAGACCTGGGCGTCCCCGGGGAGCTCGACGATCCCCAGTTCGCGCTGACCCTGACCGTCCACATGAAGGCCCTGGTCGACGTGGACGCGGCACGTCGGGGCGTGACACCGCCGTCCGGCCGGGACCAGGCGGCGCTCTCTTCCTACCTGCTGGACCGCGAACACGACCACTGGCGCTCCTCGCACGACGGGCATCGCGGTCCGCTGCGTACCGGCGAGGGTGAGCTGCGCCGCGCGGTCTACCTCGCCACCCTCACCCGCCCGCTGCCGCCCGCCGATGCGGCCTCGGCGCTGACCCGTACCAACGCGCTCACTGGAACGTATGTGAAGGGTGCGGCAGCCGTGGCGGTGGCCGACCATACCCGCTGCTATCCCCCTCAGGATCCCGGCTTGGTTTTCGAAGCCTTGTCACCCGACCGTCTGGCCGAGGACTTCCTCGCCCTCACGCTGCCCGGCCGCGAGCAGCTGACCGGATACCACGCGACCGACGACTGGGTCAGGGTGGCACCGGCCCTGCTGCTCGACCATCCCGTCGACAGCGCACCGCCCGCACTGACCCGCCAAGTGCTCACCGTGATGATCGAGGCCGCCCACCGCTGGCCGCACCTCCTAGACACCCAGTTGATGCCCCTGCTGCTGGTCCGGCCGGCACTGGCGCCCGCTGCCGGCGGCGCCGCGCTACTGCGCCTGTGCGAGCTGGACGAATTGCCGAGCTTCATCCTGGAGCGGATCCTGCCCCACCTCCCGAACGAGCGCCACGTCGAACTCGACCTCGCCATGGCGGTGTTCACCCGCCGGCTGGTCCACCACCGCCTCGCCAGTGAGGCGGTCCCCGCCGCGGAGCGGGCCGACCTGCTGCACGCGCTCGCCTGGCGCTACGGCAACGCCGGCCTGCTTGCCGAAGCCCTGCCACCGGCGCAGGAGTCCGTCGAGCTATACCGGGAGCTCGCCGCGGGCGATCCCGGGCACTTGGTGAAGCTGGCGCTGGCGGTCACCGGATTGGCTGCCGCTCTGAACACGGCGGGCCGCTACGAGGAGGCACTGGCACCGACGGCCGAAGCCGTCGAGTTGCATCGGCAGCTCGCCGAAGCCGACCCGGCCGGACAACTGCCCGACCTGGCCATGGCGCTGAACAACTCGGGCATCCTGCTGCTGCGCGTCGGCCAGGCCGCCGAGGCGGTCGCTCCGGCGGTGGAATCGGTCGACGCGTACAGGCGGTTGGCCGCTGCCGACCCCGACCTGTACCTGCCGGAGTTGGCCACGGCAGTGACCAACCTGAGCAACAACCTCTCCGAGTCCGGTCGGGCCGAGGACGGACTGGCGGCCAGCGCGGAGGCCCTGAAGCTCCATCGCCGACTTGCGGAGGCCGACCCGGACCGGCACCTGCCGGACCTGGCGATGGTGGCGATCAACCACGGTTGGCGGTTGACGGCGGCGGACCGGCTCGACGAGGCGCTGCCCGCCTGCGAGGAGGCGGTCACCCTCCACCAGCGCCTGGCCCGCGTCAACCCCACCGCCCATCTGCCGCGGCTGGCGATGGCGTGGGACAATCTGGGCATCCTCCTGGCACGGCTGGGACGAGGGCAGGACGCCCTGGCGGCGACCCGGGAAGCGCTGGCGATCAGAGAGCAACTGGTCGCGTCGGACCCAGTGCTCCACCTACCCGACCTGGCCAAATCGCTGACCAACCTCAGCATCCGGATCTCCCAGACCGACAACGGGTCTCGGAGCGGTGACCACAGCCCGTTCGACGGGCTCGCGCCCGCGCAGCGGGCGGTGGGCCTCTTCCGCCCCCTGGCCGAAGCCAATCCCGCTCACCTGCCCGACTTCGCAACCGCGCTCGGCGCCCTCGGCCACTGGCACGCCTGGCGCGAGGAGCACGAAGAGGCCCTGGCAGTGGCCGGGGAAGAACTGGCCGTGCGCCGTCGCCTAACCGAGGCGGACCCCGCGGCGCACCGGCTCCAGCTGGCAGAGGCCCTGCAGATCACCAGCACCCGGTACAGCCGCGCGGGCCGCGTGCAGGAGGCCTTCGAGCCGCTGGCCGAGGAGGTTGCGGTGCGCACCGGCGCCGCAGCGGCCGGGCAGGTGGCCGAACTCGCCCTGCTGCACAGCACCGTGGCGCTGTACAGCCTGTACCTGGTCGAAACCGGGCGGACGTCGGAAGCGGTGCGGGTGACCGCTCTCGCCCTCAGGGCCCTGGAAACCGCCGTCAACGACGACCCGGCCTCCTATCAGCCCGAAATCGCGCGCGGCGTGGTCCTGCTCGGCCTACGGCTCGCCCAGGCCGGCCAGTTCGACCAGGCACTCCTGACGACGCGTGAAGGCGCAGAGGAACTCAGCCGGCTCGCCCAGGCCGATCAGCAGGCCCATCTTGCCGACTGCGCCCACAGTCTGAAGGCGTTCGCGCTGGTGCGGCTCCAAGCAGGTATGGAACTCCCCGACGCGCTGGGGGCGAGCGGCGCCGCACTGCGTGCCTGCCAGCTGTTGGCACCTGGGGAACTGAGCGGCGACCACCTCTTCCCCGGCCTGCCCGACTTCCCGATCGTCCACGCCGCTGCCCTGGAGGCCCTGGGCCACCCCGAGCAAGCCGCCGCCGTCCGCGGCGAACAGCATGCCCGCTGA
- a CDS encoding tyrosine-protein phosphatase: MERHVEFERLHNFRDLGGYRSADGRTVRWGTVYRADSLGKLADDDWERFLELGIGTVIDLRYPWEIEAKGRVPEAERFRYVNLSIEHRPYDQAEIDPDIDPWRYLADRFAEVTEDGAEEIRQVLEELAQAPAPLVFHCTSGKDRTGLIGVFLLTLLGVDRSDVLADFALTELATERLAADWRAAHPGRVMKWPSYGRAPAVIMELVLADLEARYGSVHGYLTDRVGLSERTAQRLRSRLLTGAGDTDTDTDSGSDSDRGGDSGREAGGEDHRAT, from the coding sequence ATGGAGCGGCACGTCGAGTTCGAGCGTCTGCACAACTTCCGGGACCTGGGCGGCTACCGGTCCGCCGACGGCCGCACCGTGCGGTGGGGGACCGTGTACCGGGCCGACTCGCTCGGCAAGCTGGCGGACGACGACTGGGAGCGGTTCCTGGAGCTCGGGATCGGGACCGTGATCGACCTGCGGTATCCGTGGGAGATCGAGGCCAAGGGGCGGGTGCCCGAGGCGGAGCGGTTCCGCTACGTCAACCTGAGCATCGAGCACCGGCCCTACGACCAGGCCGAGATCGACCCGGACATCGACCCCTGGCGGTACCTCGCGGACCGGTTCGCCGAGGTCACCGAGGACGGGGCCGAGGAGATACGGCAGGTCCTGGAGGAGCTGGCGCAGGCCCCCGCCCCGCTGGTCTTCCACTGCACCTCGGGCAAGGACCGGACCGGGCTCATCGGAGTCTTCCTGCTGACCCTGCTCGGGGTGGACCGGTCCGACGTCCTCGCCGACTTCGCGCTCACCGAGCTGGCCACCGAGCGGCTCGCCGCCGACTGGCGGGCCGCCCACCCGGGCCGGGTCATGAAGTGGCCGAGCTACGGCCGTGCCCCCGCCGTGATCATGGAGTTGGTGCTCGCGGACCTGGAAGCCCGCTACGGATCCGTGCACGGCTACCTCACGGACCGGGTCGGCCTCTCGGAGCGGACCGCGCAGCGGTTGCGCTCCCGTCTGCTGACCGGCGCCGGCGACACCGACACCGACACCGACAGCGGCAGCGACAGCGACAGGGGCGGCGACAGCGGCCGCGAAGCCGGGGGCGAGGACCACCGCGCGACGTGA